A single genomic interval of Gossypium raimondii isolate GPD5lz chromosome 11, ASM2569854v1, whole genome shotgun sequence harbors:
- the LOC105801684 gene encoding pantothenate kinase 2 isoform X2 codes for MAGLTGHPVLEIGDKFEELQNNIINNNKNKEVIDKARLVVKGEENSNNNNNNQGGERDMAPPTSNSLHRSGSRPQLDLSKAAIQGNSEERDPTILLPNQSDDISHFALDIGGSLIKLVYFSRHEGQSIDDKRKKTVKEISNGSRRSYPILGGRLHFVKFETSKLNECLDFISSKQLHNGIDSHYWNSEATNKENAVIKATGGGAYKFADLFKERLGVSIDKEDEMDCLVAGANFLLKAIRHEAFTHMEGHKEFVQIDHNDLFPYLLVNVGSGVSMIKVDGDGKFQRVSGTNVGGGTYWGLGRLLTKCNSFDELLELSQRGDNRTIDMLVGDIYGGMDYSKIGLSASTIASSFGKAISDKKELEDHRPEDISLSLLRMISYNIGQISYLNALRFGLKRIFFGGFFIRGHAYTMDTISFAVHFWSQGQAQAMFLRHEGFLGALGAFMSYEKLGLDDLMVHQLVERFPMGAPYTGGKIHGPPLGNLNEKISWMEKFVLKGTEITAPVPMAPPGTTGLGGFEVPSSKGGTLRSDASALNVGVLHLVPTLEVFPLLANPKMYEPNTIDLSDHCELEYWFTVLSEHLPDLVDKAVASEGGTGDAKRRGDAFARAFSAHLARLMEEPAAYGKLGLANLLELREECLREFQFLDAYRSIKQRENEVSLAVLPDLLMELDRMDEEARLLTLIEGVLAANIFDWGSRACVDLYHKGTIIDIYRMSRNKMQRPWRVDDFDLFRERMLGSEGKKPRPHKRALLFVDNSGADVVLGMLPLARELLRRGTEVVLVANSLPALNDVTAMELPDIVAEAAKHCDILRRAAEAGGLLVDAMTNTLDGSKENCSSVPLMVVENGCGSPCIDLRQVSSELASAAKHADLIILEGMGRALHTNFNAWFKCEALKLAMVKNQRLAEKLIKGEIYDCVCRYEPAS; via the exons ATGGCTGGTCTAACTGGACACCCAGTTCTGGAAATTGGCGATAAGTTCGAGGaacttcaaaataatattattaacaataataaaaacaagGAGGTTATAGACAAGGCAAGGTTGGTGGTGAAAGGAGAGGAAAAtagtaataacaataacaataatcaggGAGGTGAGAGAGATATGGCTCCTCCTACTAGCAATTCGCTTCACAGGTCAGGTTCAAGGCCTCAACTTGACCTTAGCAAAGCTGCAATCCAAGGCAATTCTGAGGAAAGGGATCCTACCATTTTGTTGCCTAATCAATCTGATGATATTTCTCATTTTGCTCTTGATATTGGAG GCTCTCTTATTAAGTTGGTGTACTTTTCAAGACATGAAGGTCAATCAATTGATGATAAGAGGAAGAAAACTGTCAAGGAAATTTCAAATGGTAGCAGGAGAAGCTATCCTATTCTTGGTGGGAGGCTTCACTTTGTGAAGTTTGAGACAAGCAAGTTGAATGAATGTTTGGATTTTATTTCTTCCAAGCAGCTTCACAATG GAATTGATTCTCATTACTGGAATTCTGAGGccacaaacaaagaaaatgcaGTTATCAAG GCCACAGGGGGTGGGGCATACAAGTTTGCAGACCTCTTTAAAGAAAGGCTTGGGGTCAGTATCGACAAAGAAGATGAAATGGATTGTCTTGTGGCAGGAGCAAATTTCTTACTAAAG GCTATTCGTCATGAAGCTTTCACACACATGGAGGGTCACAAAGAGTTTGTTCAGATTGACCACAATGATCTGTTCCCCTATCTTCTTGTTAATGTTGGATCTGGTGTTAGTATGATAaag GTTGATGGGGATGGAAAATTTCAGCGTGTTAGCGGAACAAATGTTGGAGGTGGTACCTATTGGGGATTGGGGAGGCTACTAACGAAGTGCAACAG CTTTGATGAACTGCTAGAACTGAGTCAAAGGGGAGACAACAGGACCATAGACATGCTTGTTGGAGACATTTATGGTGGTATGGATTACTCTAAG ATTGGTCTCTCTGCTTCAACCATAGCTTCAAGTTTTGGCAAGGCTATCTCTGACAAAAAGGAGCTTGAAGATCACAGACCTGAAGATATTTCCTTGTCTCTCTTGCGAATGATTTCATATAATATTGGGCag ATATCATACTTAAATGCACTTCGGTTTGGGCTTAAGCGAATTTTTTTCGGAGGATTTTTCATTAGGGGTCATGCGTATACTATGGATACAATCTCTTTTGCTGTTCATTTCTG GTCACAGGGACAGGCACAAGCTATGTTCTTGCGACATGAAGGGTTTTTGGGAGCCTTAGGTGCATTTATGAGTTATGAGAAGCTTGGCCTCGATGACTTGATGGTGCATCAGTTAGTTGAAAGGTTTCCAATGGGCGCACCATACACAGGAGGAAAGATACATGGACCACCACTTGGTAACTTGAATGAAAAG ATTTCTTGGATGGAAAAGTTTGTGTTGAAGGGGACTGAGATTACTGCACCAGTACCAATGGCTCCACCTGGAACCACTGGACTTGGGGGATTTGAAGTTCCCTCTTCCAAAGGTGGTACTCTGCGCTCTGATGCTAGTGCTTTAAATGTTGGTGTTCTCCATCTTGTACCCACTTTGGAGGTGTTCCCGTTATTAGCCAACCCTAAAAT GTATGAGCCTAATACCATTGATCTCTCAGATCACTGCGAGCTTGA GTATTGGTTCACTGTGCTTTCAGAGCACTTGCCAGACCTTGTTGATAAG GCAGTGGCAAGTGAAGGTGGAACTGGTGATGCTAAAAGAAGAGGTGATGCTTTTGCTCGTGCTTTCTCTGCTCACTTGGCAAG GTTGATGGAGGAACCAGCTGCTTATGGGAAGTTAGGATTGGCCAATCTTTTGGAACTAAGGGAAGAATGCTTGAGGGAGTTTCAATTTCTTGATGCTTATAGAAGCATCAAACAGAG GGAAAATGAGGTATCTCTTGCTGTTTTACCTGATCTATTGATGGAGCTTGATCGTATGGATGAG GAGGCAAGGTTGCTTACCTTAATTGAAGGTGTTCTAGCTGCAAACATATTTGATTGGGGATCCCGAGCCTGTGTTGATCTCTATCATAAAGGAACAATTATCGATATTTATAGAATGAGTCGGAACAAAATGCAAAGACCCTGGCGT GTGGATGATTTTGATCTCTTTAGGGAGAGAATGTTAGGGTCAGAAGGGAAGAAACCTCGGCCCCATAAGAGAGCTTTACTCTTTGTGGACAACTCAGGTGCTGATGTTGTCCTGGGCATGCTTCCACTAGCAAGAGAACTTCTCCGACGTGGAACAGAA GTTGTTTTGGTTGCAAATTCTCTCCCTGCACTGAATGATGTAACCGCTATGGAGCTTCCTGACATTGTTGCTGAGGCTGCAAAG CATTGTGACATCCTTCGCAGAGCTGCTGAAGCTGGAGGTCTCCTAGTGGATGCAATGACTAACACTCTAGATGGATCTAAAGAAAATTGTTCTTCGGTTCCTTTGATGGTTGTTGAGAATGGGTGTGGGAGCCCATGCATCGATTTGAGGCAGGTCAGCTCGGAGCTAGCTTCAGCAGCCAAACATGCTGATTTG ATTATCTTAGAAGGAATGGGTAGAGCTCTTCACACCAACTTTAATGCTTGGTTTAAATGTGAAGCCCTGAAG CTCGCGATGGTGAAGAACCAGAGGTTGGCAGAAAAACTGATCAAGGGAGAGATTTACGATTGTGTTTGCAGATATGAACCTGCgagttaa
- the LOC105801684 gene encoding pantothenate kinase 2 isoform X1 — translation MAGLTGHPVLEIGDKFEELQNNIINNNKNKEVIDKARLVVKGEENSNNNNNNQGGERDMAPPTSNSLHRSGSRPQLDLSKAAIQGNSEERDPTILLPNQSDDISHFALDIGGSLIKLVYFSRHEGQSIDDKRKKTVKEISNGSRRSYPILGGRLHFVKFETSKLNECLDFISSKQLHNGRIDSHYWNSEATNKENAVIKATGGGAYKFADLFKERLGVSIDKEDEMDCLVAGANFLLKAIRHEAFTHMEGHKEFVQIDHNDLFPYLLVNVGSGVSMIKVDGDGKFQRVSGTNVGGGTYWGLGRLLTKCNSFDELLELSQRGDNRTIDMLVGDIYGGMDYSKIGLSASTIASSFGKAISDKKELEDHRPEDISLSLLRMISYNIGQISYLNALRFGLKRIFFGGFFIRGHAYTMDTISFAVHFWSQGQAQAMFLRHEGFLGALGAFMSYEKLGLDDLMVHQLVERFPMGAPYTGGKIHGPPLGNLNEKISWMEKFVLKGTEITAPVPMAPPGTTGLGGFEVPSSKGGTLRSDASALNVGVLHLVPTLEVFPLLANPKMYEPNTIDLSDHCELEYWFTVLSEHLPDLVDKAVASEGGTGDAKRRGDAFARAFSAHLARLMEEPAAYGKLGLANLLELREECLREFQFLDAYRSIKQRENEVSLAVLPDLLMELDRMDEEARLLTLIEGVLAANIFDWGSRACVDLYHKGTIIDIYRMSRNKMQRPWRVDDFDLFRERMLGSEGKKPRPHKRALLFVDNSGADVVLGMLPLARELLRRGTEVVLVANSLPALNDVTAMELPDIVAEAAKHCDILRRAAEAGGLLVDAMTNTLDGSKENCSSVPLMVVENGCGSPCIDLRQVSSELASAAKHADLIILEGMGRALHTNFNAWFKCEALKLAMVKNQRLAEKLIKGEIYDCVCRYEPAS, via the exons ATGGCTGGTCTAACTGGACACCCAGTTCTGGAAATTGGCGATAAGTTCGAGGaacttcaaaataatattattaacaataataaaaacaagGAGGTTATAGACAAGGCAAGGTTGGTGGTGAAAGGAGAGGAAAAtagtaataacaataacaataatcaggGAGGTGAGAGAGATATGGCTCCTCCTACTAGCAATTCGCTTCACAGGTCAGGTTCAAGGCCTCAACTTGACCTTAGCAAAGCTGCAATCCAAGGCAATTCTGAGGAAAGGGATCCTACCATTTTGTTGCCTAATCAATCTGATGATATTTCTCATTTTGCTCTTGATATTGGAG GCTCTCTTATTAAGTTGGTGTACTTTTCAAGACATGAAGGTCAATCAATTGATGATAAGAGGAAGAAAACTGTCAAGGAAATTTCAAATGGTAGCAGGAGAAGCTATCCTATTCTTGGTGGGAGGCTTCACTTTGTGAAGTTTGAGACAAGCAAGTTGAATGAATGTTTGGATTTTATTTCTTCCAAGCAGCTTCACAATGGCA GAATTGATTCTCATTACTGGAATTCTGAGGccacaaacaaagaaaatgcaGTTATCAAG GCCACAGGGGGTGGGGCATACAAGTTTGCAGACCTCTTTAAAGAAAGGCTTGGGGTCAGTATCGACAAAGAAGATGAAATGGATTGTCTTGTGGCAGGAGCAAATTTCTTACTAAAG GCTATTCGTCATGAAGCTTTCACACACATGGAGGGTCACAAAGAGTTTGTTCAGATTGACCACAATGATCTGTTCCCCTATCTTCTTGTTAATGTTGGATCTGGTGTTAGTATGATAaag GTTGATGGGGATGGAAAATTTCAGCGTGTTAGCGGAACAAATGTTGGAGGTGGTACCTATTGGGGATTGGGGAGGCTACTAACGAAGTGCAACAG CTTTGATGAACTGCTAGAACTGAGTCAAAGGGGAGACAACAGGACCATAGACATGCTTGTTGGAGACATTTATGGTGGTATGGATTACTCTAAG ATTGGTCTCTCTGCTTCAACCATAGCTTCAAGTTTTGGCAAGGCTATCTCTGACAAAAAGGAGCTTGAAGATCACAGACCTGAAGATATTTCCTTGTCTCTCTTGCGAATGATTTCATATAATATTGGGCag ATATCATACTTAAATGCACTTCGGTTTGGGCTTAAGCGAATTTTTTTCGGAGGATTTTTCATTAGGGGTCATGCGTATACTATGGATACAATCTCTTTTGCTGTTCATTTCTG GTCACAGGGACAGGCACAAGCTATGTTCTTGCGACATGAAGGGTTTTTGGGAGCCTTAGGTGCATTTATGAGTTATGAGAAGCTTGGCCTCGATGACTTGATGGTGCATCAGTTAGTTGAAAGGTTTCCAATGGGCGCACCATACACAGGAGGAAAGATACATGGACCACCACTTGGTAACTTGAATGAAAAG ATTTCTTGGATGGAAAAGTTTGTGTTGAAGGGGACTGAGATTACTGCACCAGTACCAATGGCTCCACCTGGAACCACTGGACTTGGGGGATTTGAAGTTCCCTCTTCCAAAGGTGGTACTCTGCGCTCTGATGCTAGTGCTTTAAATGTTGGTGTTCTCCATCTTGTACCCACTTTGGAGGTGTTCCCGTTATTAGCCAACCCTAAAAT GTATGAGCCTAATACCATTGATCTCTCAGATCACTGCGAGCTTGA GTATTGGTTCACTGTGCTTTCAGAGCACTTGCCAGACCTTGTTGATAAG GCAGTGGCAAGTGAAGGTGGAACTGGTGATGCTAAAAGAAGAGGTGATGCTTTTGCTCGTGCTTTCTCTGCTCACTTGGCAAG GTTGATGGAGGAACCAGCTGCTTATGGGAAGTTAGGATTGGCCAATCTTTTGGAACTAAGGGAAGAATGCTTGAGGGAGTTTCAATTTCTTGATGCTTATAGAAGCATCAAACAGAG GGAAAATGAGGTATCTCTTGCTGTTTTACCTGATCTATTGATGGAGCTTGATCGTATGGATGAG GAGGCAAGGTTGCTTACCTTAATTGAAGGTGTTCTAGCTGCAAACATATTTGATTGGGGATCCCGAGCCTGTGTTGATCTCTATCATAAAGGAACAATTATCGATATTTATAGAATGAGTCGGAACAAAATGCAAAGACCCTGGCGT GTGGATGATTTTGATCTCTTTAGGGAGAGAATGTTAGGGTCAGAAGGGAAGAAACCTCGGCCCCATAAGAGAGCTTTACTCTTTGTGGACAACTCAGGTGCTGATGTTGTCCTGGGCATGCTTCCACTAGCAAGAGAACTTCTCCGACGTGGAACAGAA GTTGTTTTGGTTGCAAATTCTCTCCCTGCACTGAATGATGTAACCGCTATGGAGCTTCCTGACATTGTTGCTGAGGCTGCAAAG CATTGTGACATCCTTCGCAGAGCTGCTGAAGCTGGAGGTCTCCTAGTGGATGCAATGACTAACACTCTAGATGGATCTAAAGAAAATTGTTCTTCGGTTCCTTTGATGGTTGTTGAGAATGGGTGTGGGAGCCCATGCATCGATTTGAGGCAGGTCAGCTCGGAGCTAGCTTCAGCAGCCAAACATGCTGATTTG ATTATCTTAGAAGGAATGGGTAGAGCTCTTCACACCAACTTTAATGCTTGGTTTAAATGTGAAGCCCTGAAG CTCGCGATGGTGAAGAACCAGAGGTTGGCAGAAAAACTGATCAAGGGAGAGATTTACGATTGTGTTTGCAGATATGAACCTGCgagttaa
- the LOC105801684 gene encoding pantothenate kinase 2 isoform X3, producing the protein MAGLTGHPVLEIGDKFEELQNNIINNNKNKEVIDKARLVVKGEENSNNNNNNQGGERDMAPPTSNSLHRSGSRPQLDLSKAAIQGNSEERDPTILLPNQSDDISHFALDIGGSLIKLVYFSRHEGQSIDDKRKKTVKEISNGSRRSYPILGGRLHFVKFETSKLNECLDFISSKQLHNGRIDSHYWNSEATNKENAVIKATGGGAYKFADLFKERLGVSIDKEDEMDCLVAGANFLLKAIRHEAFTHMEGHKEFVQIDHNDLFPYLLVNVGSGVSMIKVDGDGKFQRVSGTNVGGGTYWGLGRLLTKCNSFDELLELSQRGDNRTIDMLVGDIYGGMDYSKIGLSASTIASSFGKAISDKKELEDHRPEDISLSLLRMISYNIGQISYLNALRFGLKRIFFGGFFIRGHAYTMDTISFAVHFWSQGQAQAMFLRHEGFLGALGAFMSYEKLGLDDLMVHQLVERFPMGAPYTGGKIHGPPLGNLNEKISWMEKFVLKGTEITAPVPMAPPGTTGLGGFEVPSSKGGTLRSDASALNVGVLHLVPTLEVFPLLANPKMYWFTVLSEHLPDLVDKAVASEGGTGDAKRRGDAFARAFSAHLARLMEEPAAYGKLGLANLLELREECLREFQFLDAYRSIKQRENEVSLAVLPDLLMELDRMDEEARLLTLIEGVLAANIFDWGSRACVDLYHKGTIIDIYRMSRNKMQRPWRVDDFDLFRERMLGSEGKKPRPHKRALLFVDNSGADVVLGMLPLARELLRRGTEVVLVANSLPALNDVTAMELPDIVAEAAKHCDILRRAAEAGGLLVDAMTNTLDGSKENCSSVPLMVVENGCGSPCIDLRQVSSELASAAKHADLIILEGMGRALHTNFNAWFKCEALKLAMVKNQRLAEKLIKGEIYDCVCRYEPAS; encoded by the exons ATGGCTGGTCTAACTGGACACCCAGTTCTGGAAATTGGCGATAAGTTCGAGGaacttcaaaataatattattaacaataataaaaacaagGAGGTTATAGACAAGGCAAGGTTGGTGGTGAAAGGAGAGGAAAAtagtaataacaataacaataatcaggGAGGTGAGAGAGATATGGCTCCTCCTACTAGCAATTCGCTTCACAGGTCAGGTTCAAGGCCTCAACTTGACCTTAGCAAAGCTGCAATCCAAGGCAATTCTGAGGAAAGGGATCCTACCATTTTGTTGCCTAATCAATCTGATGATATTTCTCATTTTGCTCTTGATATTGGAG GCTCTCTTATTAAGTTGGTGTACTTTTCAAGACATGAAGGTCAATCAATTGATGATAAGAGGAAGAAAACTGTCAAGGAAATTTCAAATGGTAGCAGGAGAAGCTATCCTATTCTTGGTGGGAGGCTTCACTTTGTGAAGTTTGAGACAAGCAAGTTGAATGAATGTTTGGATTTTATTTCTTCCAAGCAGCTTCACAATGGCA GAATTGATTCTCATTACTGGAATTCTGAGGccacaaacaaagaaaatgcaGTTATCAAG GCCACAGGGGGTGGGGCATACAAGTTTGCAGACCTCTTTAAAGAAAGGCTTGGGGTCAGTATCGACAAAGAAGATGAAATGGATTGTCTTGTGGCAGGAGCAAATTTCTTACTAAAG GCTATTCGTCATGAAGCTTTCACACACATGGAGGGTCACAAAGAGTTTGTTCAGATTGACCACAATGATCTGTTCCCCTATCTTCTTGTTAATGTTGGATCTGGTGTTAGTATGATAaag GTTGATGGGGATGGAAAATTTCAGCGTGTTAGCGGAACAAATGTTGGAGGTGGTACCTATTGGGGATTGGGGAGGCTACTAACGAAGTGCAACAG CTTTGATGAACTGCTAGAACTGAGTCAAAGGGGAGACAACAGGACCATAGACATGCTTGTTGGAGACATTTATGGTGGTATGGATTACTCTAAG ATTGGTCTCTCTGCTTCAACCATAGCTTCAAGTTTTGGCAAGGCTATCTCTGACAAAAAGGAGCTTGAAGATCACAGACCTGAAGATATTTCCTTGTCTCTCTTGCGAATGATTTCATATAATATTGGGCag ATATCATACTTAAATGCACTTCGGTTTGGGCTTAAGCGAATTTTTTTCGGAGGATTTTTCATTAGGGGTCATGCGTATACTATGGATACAATCTCTTTTGCTGTTCATTTCTG GTCACAGGGACAGGCACAAGCTATGTTCTTGCGACATGAAGGGTTTTTGGGAGCCTTAGGTGCATTTATGAGTTATGAGAAGCTTGGCCTCGATGACTTGATGGTGCATCAGTTAGTTGAAAGGTTTCCAATGGGCGCACCATACACAGGAGGAAAGATACATGGACCACCACTTGGTAACTTGAATGAAAAG ATTTCTTGGATGGAAAAGTTTGTGTTGAAGGGGACTGAGATTACTGCACCAGTACCAATGGCTCCACCTGGAACCACTGGACTTGGGGGATTTGAAGTTCCCTCTTCCAAAGGTGGTACTCTGCGCTCTGATGCTAGTGCTTTAAATGTTGGTGTTCTCCATCTTGTACCCACTTTGGAGGTGTTCCCGTTATTAGCCAACCCTAAAAT GTATTGGTTCACTGTGCTTTCAGAGCACTTGCCAGACCTTGTTGATAAG GCAGTGGCAAGTGAAGGTGGAACTGGTGATGCTAAAAGAAGAGGTGATGCTTTTGCTCGTGCTTTCTCTGCTCACTTGGCAAG GTTGATGGAGGAACCAGCTGCTTATGGGAAGTTAGGATTGGCCAATCTTTTGGAACTAAGGGAAGAATGCTTGAGGGAGTTTCAATTTCTTGATGCTTATAGAAGCATCAAACAGAG GGAAAATGAGGTATCTCTTGCTGTTTTACCTGATCTATTGATGGAGCTTGATCGTATGGATGAG GAGGCAAGGTTGCTTACCTTAATTGAAGGTGTTCTAGCTGCAAACATATTTGATTGGGGATCCCGAGCCTGTGTTGATCTCTATCATAAAGGAACAATTATCGATATTTATAGAATGAGTCGGAACAAAATGCAAAGACCCTGGCGT GTGGATGATTTTGATCTCTTTAGGGAGAGAATGTTAGGGTCAGAAGGGAAGAAACCTCGGCCCCATAAGAGAGCTTTACTCTTTGTGGACAACTCAGGTGCTGATGTTGTCCTGGGCATGCTTCCACTAGCAAGAGAACTTCTCCGACGTGGAACAGAA GTTGTTTTGGTTGCAAATTCTCTCCCTGCACTGAATGATGTAACCGCTATGGAGCTTCCTGACATTGTTGCTGAGGCTGCAAAG CATTGTGACATCCTTCGCAGAGCTGCTGAAGCTGGAGGTCTCCTAGTGGATGCAATGACTAACACTCTAGATGGATCTAAAGAAAATTGTTCTTCGGTTCCTTTGATGGTTGTTGAGAATGGGTGTGGGAGCCCATGCATCGATTTGAGGCAGGTCAGCTCGGAGCTAGCTTCAGCAGCCAAACATGCTGATTTG ATTATCTTAGAAGGAATGGGTAGAGCTCTTCACACCAACTTTAATGCTTGGTTTAAATGTGAAGCCCTGAAG CTCGCGATGGTGAAGAACCAGAGGTTGGCAGAAAAACTGATCAAGGGAGAGATTTACGATTGTGTTTGCAGATATGAACCTGCgagttaa
- the LOC105801683 gene encoding LOW QUALITY PROTEIN: boron transporter 1 (The sequence of the model RefSeq protein was modified relative to this genomic sequence to represent the inferred CDS: inserted 1 base in 1 codon), with product MEETFVPFRGIKNDLKARLLCYKQDWTSGLRAGIRILAPTTYIFFASAIPVISFGEQLERSTDGSLTAVQTLTSTALCGIIHSVVGGQPLLILGVAEPTVLMYTFMFNFAKDRKDLGHKLFLAWTGWVCVWTALLLFLLAILGACSIINRFTRVAGELFGLLIAMLFMQQAIRGIVEEFGIPQRENPQQTALQPSWRFGNGMFALVLSFGLLLTAIRSRKARSWCYGTGWLRGLIADYGVPLMVLVWTAISYIPVNDVPREIPRRLYSPNPWSAGAYSNWTVIKEMVNVPPLYILGAFVPATMIAVLYYFDHSVASQLAQQXEFNLKKPPSYHYDLLLLGFLVILCGLIGIPQSPMHTKSLATLKHQLLRNKLVSTARKCTSKNANLSQLYRSMQEAYNEIQTPLVYQLPSTLGLKHLKESTIRLASSTGCIDAPVDGTIFDVDKEIDELLPVEVKEQRLSNLLQALMVGGCVAAMPLLKKIPTAVLWGYFAFMAFESLPGNQFWERILLLFTAPSRRYKLLEEYHATFVETVPFKTIATFTLFQTIYLLVCFGITWIPLAGVLFPLLIMLLVPVRQYLLPMFFKAVHLQDLDAAEFEEASPIPYMAFEDLELEGRTTTTVDGAEILDQIITTSRGEIRRIQSPNTSSVFEKEYSPQIRQLSPSLTEKGLELSLTPSPAASTLGHSSRDSSSS from the exons ATGGAAGAAACTTTTGTTCCCTTCCGCGGAATCAAGAATGATCTGAAAGCAAGGCTTTTATGCTACAAGCAAGACTGGACCAGTGGCCTCCGTGCTGGTATCAG gatCCTTGCTCCAACAACATACATATTCTTTGCTTCAGCAATTCCAGTTATATCTTTTGGGGAGCAGCTGGAAAGAAGTACAG ATGGCAGTTTGACTGCAGTACAAACTCTAACATCAACAGCACTTTGTGGAATCATTCACTCAGTTGTTGGAGGACAGCCCCTGCTCATACTTGGAGTTGCAGAGCCTACTGTATTGATGTACACATTTATGTTCAACTTTGCTAAGGACCGAAAGGATTTGGGCCATAAACTCTTCTTAGCCTGGACAGGATG GGTTTGTGTGTGGACAGCTCTTTTGCTTTTCTTGTTAGCAATTCTAGGGGCATGTTCTATAATAAATCGATTTACACGAGTTGCTGGTGAATTATTTGGTCTACTAATTGCAATGCTTTTCATGCAGCAAGCTATTCGG GGAATTGTGGAGGAGTTTGGCATTCCCCAGAGAGAAAATCCTCAACAGACAGCATTGCAGCCTTCTTGGCGATTTGGCAATGGAATGTTCGCACTAGTTCTGTCCTTCGGCCTTCTCCTCACTGCAATAAGAAGCCGTAAAGCAAGATCCTGGTGCTATGGAACAG GCTGGCTTCGAGGTTTAATAGCAGATTACGGGGTGCCACTTATGGTGCTTGTCTGGACTGCTATTTCTTACATACCTGTTAATGATGTCCCAAGAGAGATTCCAAGGCGTCTTTATAGTCCAAATCCATGGTCTGCTGGTGCATATTCTAATTGGACTGTTATCAAG GAAATGGTGAATGTGCCCCCTCTTTACATACTTGGAGCATTTGTTCCAGCAACCATGATTGCTGTGCTGTACTACTTTGACCACAGTGTAGCATCTCAACTTGCTCAAC AAGAGTTCAATCTGAAAAAGCCACCTTCCTACCACTACGACCTCCTCCTTTTGGGTTTTCTG GTCATATTATGTGGTCTTATTGGCATTCCACAATCTCCAATGCATACAAAAAGCTTAGCAACTCTGAAACACCAG CTCTTGCGTAATAAGCTTGTATCGACAGCTCGAAAATGTACAAGTAAAAATGCAAACCTGAGTCAACTATATCGAAGCATGCAAGAGGCATACAATGAAATCCAAACTCCTCTAGTTTATCAACTCCCGTCCACTCTG GGACTCAAACATCTAAAAGAATCCACAATCCGACTGGCCTCAAGTACTGGCTGCATTGATGCACCTGTGGATGGCACCATATTTGACGTGGATAAGGAAATCGATGAGCTTTTACCTGTTGAAGTCAAAGAACAGCGTCTCAGTAACCTGCTTCAGGCACTGATGGTTGGTGGGTGTGTCGCAGCTATGCCTCTTCTTAAGAAGATCCCCACTGCTGTTCTTTGGGGTTATTTTGCTTTCATGGCCTTTGAGAGCTTGCCCGGAAATCAATTTTGGGAGAGAATATTACTGCTGTTCACTGCTCCAAGTCGAAGATACAA GCTGCTGGAGGAGTATCATGCAACCTTTGTTGAGACAGTTCCCTTCAAAACTATTGCCACTTTCACCTTGTTCCAGACAATATACTTGCTCGTATGCTTTGGCATAACATGGATCCCTCTAGCTGGAGTCCTTTTTCCACTGTTGATCATGCTTCTTGTGCCAGTGAGGCAATACTTGCTCCCCATGTTTTTCAAAGCCGTCCATCTTCAAGACCTTGATGCTGCAGAATTTGAGGAAGCATCGCCCATTCCGTACATGGCATTTGAA GACCTGGAACTTGAGGGAAGGACCACTACTACTGTGGATGGTGCAGAAATTCTGGATCAAATTATCACGACAAGTCGTGGAGAAATCCGCCGTATACAGAGTCCCAATACATCTTCAGTCTTCGAAAAGGAGTATAGCCCCCAGATTAGGCAACTGAGCCCCAGCTTAACTGAAAAAGGGCTTGAATTAAGTCTAACTCCTAGTCCTGCTGCATCTACACTTGGACATAGCAGTCGTGATTCATCATCAAGCTAA